TGGCGAGGAGGATCTCCACGACGCGCGAGGTCTTCTCCTCCACGACGCTCATCGCGATGATCGACCCCGTGCTGATGAGGACGAACAGCAGCAGGGAGAGCATGAGGAGGGCGACGAAGTAGGCCGGGCCGGACATCCCGCCCGTCTCGTCGGGCGGCTCCAGCGCCGTCACCGACGGCACGGCCGTGGCCAGCGCCTGGTCGACGGCCGCCGGGTCACCGCCGAGCTCGTCGATCTGCACGCCGAGGGCGTGGGCCTGGACGGCGGCGGTGACGAGCGCCAGCAGCTGGGGGGCGGCCTCCTCCTCGACGACGAGCTCGGGGGCGGTGGGGTCGCCGGTGAGGAAGGCGTCGAGCCCGTCGGTCAGCTCGGTCTCGGCCTGGGACCGGTCCATCTCGACGATGTCGACGGTGGTCCCCATGCCGGCCGCGGCGGAGCGCAGCGGACCCTCGAGGGCGGCGCCGTCATCGTCGACGCCCACGGTGTAGGCCGCTTCCTCGCTGTCCTGGTTGGCGAAGAAGTCGAGCGCGATGATCCCGGCGACGATGACGGCGACGAGGAGCGCGAGGGAGATGAGGTTCGACTTCGTGAGGAAGCGCGCCTTGAACTCGCGCTTGGCCACGAGGCCGACGGCGGCGGCGCTGCCCGTCCCGCTGCTCTTCTTGCCCGGCGTGCTCATGCGGCGTCCTTCCCTCGGCGGCCGAGCCGTCGGCCGCGGCCCGCCGGCTGGGGCGTGGGCTGGGGCTCGGTCGCGTCGTCGACGGACACGACGCCCCGGAACAGGTCGGCGAGGGACGGGCGCACCCGCTGGAGCTCACGCAGCCGGCCCGCGGCGAGCGCGGCCTGGACCAGTCCGTCCTCGTCGGTACCCGCGAGCAGCTCGACGTCGACGTGGTCGGCGCCCTCGGCGACGACTCGCACCCCCGGGACGGCGTGCGCCCACCCGGGCCGGGCGTCGGCGACGGCGACCCGCCAGCGGGTGGTGTCGGTGGTGCGCAGCTCGTCGATGGTGCCCAGGGCGACCATCTCCCCGGCGCGGACGATCCCCACCCGGTCGCACAGGCGCTCGACGAGGTCGAGCTGGTGGGAGGAGAAGATCACCGGGACGCCGGCGTCGGCCCGCTCGCGCAGCACCGAGCTCATGACGTCGACGGCCACCGGGTCGAGCCCGGAGAACGGCTCGTCGAGCACGAGGATGTCCGGGGAGTGGATGAGGGCGGCGGCGAGCTGGACGCGCTGCTGGTTGCCCAGCGAGAGCTTTTCCACGTCGTCGCCGCGGCGGGCGGCGACGCCGAGCCGCTCGGTCCACTGCTCCATCGCCTCGTGCGCCTCGGCGGCGCCGAGGCCGTGGAGCTGGGCGAGGTAGACGAGCTGCTCGCCGACCTTCATCTTGGGGTACAGGCCCCGCTCCTCGGGCATGTAGCCCACGCGGCGGCGCAGCTGGAGGTCGAGCGGGCGCCCGTTCCAGCGCACCTCGCCGGAGTCGGGCGCCAGGACGCCCAGGGCGATGCGCATTGCCGTGGTCTTGCCCGCGCCGTTCGAGCCGACGAAGCCGAAGATCTCGCCGGCGGAGACGGTGAAGGTAAGCCCGCGCAGGGCTTGCAGGGGGCCGTAGGACTTCGTCAGTCCGTCGACCTCGAGGACGCTCACAGTGGGTGCTCCGTTCCGTTCCGGGGGAGGGGGGGCGGTGTGACGCCGACCCCCCGCGGGTCGGCGTCGCCCGTCGCTCGGCGACGAGTGGTCCCGATCACCCTATCGACGGGCACCGTCGCCCGGCGGCGCCTCCTCGCGAGTCGGAGTCCGGTGAGTCGAGTCCGGTTCGTCGGCGGGTCAGCCGTCGCCCGGGACGGGCAGCGTGTCCGCGGCCCGGGGCGCGCCGGCCGGGCTCGTGCCGGGCTCGGCGTCGACCGCAGCGGGACCGGGCTCGTCGGAGCCACCCGGGTCCTCGGCCGAGCGTTCGCCGTTCCCGTCGGCCGGAACCTCGCCCGGGGCGCCGGGCTCGCGCGGCGGCCGGGGTGTGGGCAGCCGCGGGTTGCGCTCGAGACCGCTGAGGCCGTTCCACGCGAGGTTGACGAGGTGCGCGGCGACCTCCGCCCCGTCGGGGCTGCGGACCTCCAGCCACCACTGGCCGGTGAGGGCGATCATCCCGACGAGCATCTGCGCGTACATCGGGGCCGTCGCGGGGTCGAGCTCGCGACGGCGGAACTGGTCGGCGAGCATGTGCTCCACCTGCGTGGCGACGTCCCCGATGAGGGAGGAGAACGTGCCGGTCGCCTGGGCGACGGGGGAGTCGCGCACGAGGATCCGGAACCCGTCGGTGTTGGCCTCGATGTAGTCGAGGAGCGCCCGGGCCGTCCGCTCGACGATCATCTTCGGGTGCCCGCCGCCGCTCAGCGACGTCGTGAGCATGGCCGCCAGGACCTGCACCTCACGGTCGACGATGACGGCGTAGATGCCCTCCTTGCCGCCGAAGTGCTCGTAGACCACCGGCTTGGAGACGTCGGCGCGGGCGGCGATCTCCTCCACGCTCGTCCCCTCGAACCCCTTGACGGCGAAGAGCGCCCGGGCGACGTCGAGCAGCTGCTCGCGGCGCTCCGTCCCTGTCATCCGGGCGCGCGCGGGGCGTCTGCTCTGGGTGGCCACGTGCTCCATCATGCCGTGCCACCTGTGGCGAGCGGGGGAGAGTCACCCGACGTTGCCCTGGCAGACTGAGCGCTGCTCGGCAGCGCCCGGGCGGTCCGCCCTGGTGTAACGGCAGCACACAGGCCTTTGGTGCCTTGAGGTCCGGGTTCGAATCCTGGGGGCGGAGCGACTCGGCGCTATTGTGAGACCCGCACGAGCCCGGGTGCCGCCCGGCCACGACCCCATGAGGGAGCCCTTCAGCGTGAGCCAGCCCGCCGCCGTCATCGTCCTTGCCGCAGGCGAGGGCACCCGGATGCGATCCACCACCCCCAAGGTGCTCCACGCGATCGGCGGGCGCAGCCTGCTCGGTCATGCGCTCGCGGCCGCCACCGGCCTGCACCCCGGGCGGCTCGCCGTCGTCGTGCGCCACGCCCGCGAGCAGGTGGCCGCCCACGCGCAGCAGCTGGTGCCCGGCGTGCTCGTCGTCGACCAGGACGACGTCCCCGGCACCGGGCGCGCCGCGCAGTGCGCCCTCACCGTCCTCGACGCCGTCGCGCAGGCCGGCGAGGCGCTGCTCGCCGGGAACGGCGACGAGGCACCGCGCCCCGAGGGCCGCCTGTCCGGGACCGTCGTCGTCCTCGCCGGGGACGTGCCGCTGCTCGACACCGGCACGCTCGCCGAGCTCGTCGCCGCCCACGAGGCGGACGGCAACGCCGTCACCGCGCTGAGCACCCGCGTCCCGGACCCGTACGGGTACGGGCGGATCCTGCGGGAGGACGGGGCCGTCGTCGGCATCGTCGAGGAGCGCGACGCCACCGAGGAGCAGCGCGCGATCGACGAGATAAACGCCTCCGTCTACGCCTTCGACGCCGACGTCCTGCGCGACGGCCTCGCCACCGTCGGCCGCGACAACGAGCAGGGCGAGGTCTACCTCACCGACGTCCTCGCCTACGCGCACCGCCTGGGCCGCCGGGTCGCGGCGATCGTCGTCGACGACCCCTGGCTCGTCGAGGGCGTCAACGACCGCTCGCAGCTCGCCAGCATCGGCGCCGAGCTCAACCGCCGCATCGTCACCGAGTGGATGCTCGCCGGCGTCACCGTCGTCGACCCCGCCACGACGTGGGTCGACGTCGACGTCGACCTCGCGCCGGACGTGACGATCCTGCCGGGCACCCAGCTCCACGGCGCGACCCGCGTCGAGACCGGCGCCACGGTCGGGCCGGACACCACGCTGCGCGACGTGAGCATCGGCGAGGGCGCGAGCGTCGTGCGCACCCACGGGTCCGGCGCGCGGATCGGCGCCGGGGCCACCGTCGGACCGTTCGCCTTCCTGCGCCCCGGCACCGTCCTGGGCGCCGACGGCAAGATCGGGACGTTCGTCGAGACGAAGAACGCGGAGATCGGCGCCGGCTCGAAGGTGCCGCACCTCAGCTACGTCGGGGACGCCGAGATCGGCGAGGGCACCAACATCGGCGCGGCCTCCGTGTTCGTCAACTACGACGGCGTGTCCAAGCACCGCACCCGGATCGGGTCGGGCGCCCGGACCGGCTCCGACAACATGTTCGTCGCCCCGGTGACCGTCGGCGACGGCGCCTACACCGGCGCCGGCACCGTCGTGCGCCGCGACGTCCCCGCGGGCGCGCTGGCGATCAACGTTGCGCCGCAGCGCAACATCGAGGGCTGGGTGCTGCGCCGCCGTGCCGGTACGCCGGCGGCCGAGGCCGCGCAGGCGGCCCTCGGCGGCGAGGGCGGGAGCGACCTCTCCCCACAGGCTCGGGCCGAGATGGCTCGTAGAAGCACGACCACCCGGGACAACGTCGCCCCGACCGACGCACGCGAAGGGGACAGCAACTGATGACCGGGATCACCTCCCACGGGGAAAAGCGCCTCGTACTCGTCTCGGGGCGCGCGCACCCGGCCCTGGCGACCGACGTCTCGGCCGCGCTCGGCAGCGAGCTCGTCCCGACGACCGCGTACGACTTCGCCAACGGCGAGATCTACGTCCGCTTCGAGGAGAGCGTGCGCGGCTGCGACGCGTTCGTCCTCCAGTCGCACACGTCGCCGATCAACCAGTGGCTCATGGAGCAGCTCATCATGGTCGACGCGCTCAAGCGCGCCTCGGCCAAGCGGATCACCGTCGTCGCGCCGTTCTACCCGTACGCCCGGCAGGACAAGAAGCACAAGGGCCGCGAGCCGATCTCCGCGCGCCTGGTCGCGGACCTCTTCAAGACGGCCGGCGCCGACCGGCTCATGTCGGTGGACCTCCACGCGGCGCAGACCCAGGGCTTCTTCGACGGGCCGGTCGACCACCTGTGGGCGATGCCGATCCTCACCGACTACGTGCGCACGCGCGTCGACACCGGCAACGTCACCGTGGTCTCGCCCGACGCCGGGCGCATCCGCGTCGCGGAGCAGTGGGCGGCCAAGCTCGGTGGCGGGCCGCTCGCGTTCGTCCACAAGACCCGCGACATCAGCCGGCCCAACCAGTCCGTGGCCAACCGCGTCGTCGGTGAGGTCCAGGGCCGCACCTGCGTGCTCGTCGACGACCTCATCGACACCGGCGGGACGATCGCCGAGGCGGTCAAGGTGGTCCTCGCGGCCGGCGCCTCGGACGTCATCGTCGCGGCGACCCACGGCGTGCTGTCCGAGCCCGCGGCCCGGCGCCTGTCCGAGTGCGGGGCGCGCGAGGTCATCGTCACGGACAGCCTGCCCATCACGGCCGAGAAGCGTTTCCCCACGCTCACCGTGCTCCCCATCGCGCCGCTGCTGGCCCGGGCGATCCGCGAGGTCTTCGACGACGGCTCGGTGACCAGCCTCTTCGACGGCAACGCCTGAGCGGCGGCCGGGACGCCTGACCGGCCCCGGGCGGTGCAGGACGTCGGCACCGCCTGACCGGGGTGCGCCGAGGGCGCTCAGGGGCGGTCGACGGCGGACAGGTTCGCCTCCAGCAGGCCGAGGTTCTCCAGGATCTCGGCCTGCTGCTCGGCCGACAGCGACCCCACGGTGAGGCGCTCCAGCTCTGCCCAGGCGCCCTCGACCTTCGCGCGCAGCTCGAGGCTGGCGGGGGTCGCCTCGACGATGACCGCCCGCCGGTCGGTCGGTGAGGGCCGGCGCTGCACGAGGCCTGCCCTCTCCATGCGCGCGACGCTGCGCGTCATCGACGGCGCGTCCGAGTCGACGGCCTCGACCAGGTCGACCAGGCGCTGGGGCCCCTGCGACCACAGCGTCATGAGCGCCAGCTCCTGACCCGGGTGCAGGCCGCTCTCGCGCAGGAGCGCCCCGGCGAGGGCCTTGTGGAGCCGGGCCACCCGGAACACCGCGTGGCTCATCGGACGCGCGCCGAAGCCCTGGTCGCTCACCCGACGGACGATACCGCCGAGGGGCGCCGCCCGGGCGGCCGGGCGTGCGAGGCCTGAGGCCGGTCCGTGGCAGCGGCCGTGGCGGGGCTCCTGCCGGCGCGCCCGGGTGGCGACCGCGATGGGGCGCGGCGGTCGCATCGCGGCCGTCCGCGGGTGGCCGGTGGACGGGCCGCCCCGGGGTCCGGGGGAGGGAATGGATCCGAGCAAATACTTGTTCGGCTAACCAATCACCCCATGCACCCCAAGGAGAACCCCATGAGCACCGCCTTCGAGCCCCTGGCCGCCGGCAGCCTGCGCCTGCGCAACCGCATCGTCATGGCGCCGATGACCCGCAGCCGTGCCGACGGCACGCTGCCCACCAGCGACACCGCGACGTACTACGCCCAGCGCGCCGGCGCCGGACTGATCGTCACCGAGGGCATCCAGCCCTCCGCCGTCGGCCAGGGCTACCCCTCCACCCCCGGCCTGCACACGGCGGAGCAGGTGGAGGCATGGGGTGCCGTCACCCGTGCCGTCCATGCCGCCGGCGGCACGGTCGTGGCGCAGCTGATGCACACCGGCCGGATCGGTCACCCGGCCAACACGGAGGCCGCCGGCCACGGCGCGCTGACGCCGGTCGGCCCGTCGGCCGTCAGGGCGCGCGGTCAGATCTTCACACCGACCGGGTTGCAGGACCACGTCGATCCGGACGAGCTGACCGAGGACCAGATCGCGGGCACGATCGGCGACTTCGCCGCCGCGGCACGCCTCGCGATCACCGCCGGGTTCGACGGGGTGGAGATCCACGGCGCCAACGGCTACCTGCTCCACCAGTTCCTCGCCACCAACGCCAACCTGCGCACCGACGACTGGGGCGGTAGCCCGGCGAACCGGATCCGGTTCACGCTCGAGGTCGCCAGGGCCGTCGCCGGTGCGATCGGCGCCGACCGCACCGGCATCCGGCTCTCCCCGGCCAACGGGCTCGGTGACACCGTCGAGGACCATGTCGCCCTCTACCCCCTGCTGGTCGCCGAGCTCGACACGCTCGGCCTGGCCTACCTCCACCTCGTCGAGGCCGGTGACCCGTCGATGACCCCGGTCCTGCGCCGGGCGTGGTCCGGGACCCTCATCCTCAACCCCGCGCACGCAGGCCTCGCTGACCACCCCACGCGGGTCGGCCTGGTCGCCGACGGCACGGCCGACGCGGTGTCGTTCGCGCGGCTGTTCATCTCCAACCCCGACCTCGTCACCCGGCTCGCTGCCGGCGCGCCGCTCGCCGAGCCCGACCTGGGCAAGGCCTACGGCGGCGACCATCGCGGCTACACCGACTACCCGACCCTCGCCGCACAGCCCGTCGCCTGAGGCGACCGGACAGCCCACCCGTTCGGTGCGCGGGGAGGGGTCCCGCGACCGAACGGGCATGCGCCGACGCTGCGCCGGCGCAGCGGGCGAGCGCCCGCGGCGAGCGCTGACCGGGCGTCGCGGTGAGCGGCCGCACAGCCCGCGGGGAGCGAGCCGGCACCGCGGTCGGCTAACATGAGCAGGTTGCCTCGGCGAGGGAGGCCGGACGGGCCTTGCGCCCGAGGAGTGACCGGCTCCGTGATCGACGCGGTGGCGCCTGTGCGCGCCGTCCGTCCGACGTCCCGCGCTGAGGCCCACCGCCGTCCAAGACACACCTCCTGAGGAGACCCCCGTGGCCGAGAAGAACACGCTTACCGCGAGCCCCCGCACCGAGTTCGGCAAGGGCGCCGCCCGCCGTACCCGCCGCGCCGGCCTCATCCCCGCCGTCCTCTACGGGCACGGCACCGAGCCGGTCCACCTCGCCCTTCCCGGGCACGAGACCTTCCTCGCCCTCAAGGACAACGCGAACGCGCTGCTCACGCTCGTCATCGACGGCAACGAGCAGCTCGCCCTGTCCAAGGACGTCCAGCGCGACCCGGTCCGCCGCCACATCGAGCACGTCGACCTCGTCATCGTCCGCACGGGCGAGCGCGTGACGGTCGAGGTCCCGGTGCACATCGTCGGCGAGTCCTACCCCGGCACGATCCACCAGGTCGAGCTCCAGGCCGTCAGCCTCACCGTCCCGGCGACGGCGATCCCCGAGCAGGTCGAGGTCTCCATCGAGGGCCTGAACGACGGCGCCATCGTCCGCGTCTCGGACATCGCGGTCCCCGAGGGCGCCACGATCGAGAACGACGCCGAGCACGAGGTCGTCATCATCTCCGTGCCGCGCGCCAGCGCCGACGACATCGCCGCCGACGAGGCCTCGGCCTCGGCCGGTGCGGCCGCCGGTGTCACGGTGGAGGACTGACCTTCACCCGCTTGTCGTAGCGTCACGCCCAGGACGGGTTCCTCCGTCCTGGGCGTGACGTGTCTCGGCCCGAAGGAGGAAACGTGACCAGCGGTACGTGGCTCGTCGTCGGCCTGGGGAACCCAGGCCCGGAGTACGCCGGTAACCGGCACAACGTCGGGCAGATGGTCCTCGACGTGCTCGCCCGGCGGATGGGCGGGTCGTTCACCACCCACAAGGCGCGCACGCAGGTGCTCGACGGCCGCCTCGGCGTCCTGCCCGGCGGCGCGCCCGGGCCGCGCGTCATCCTCGCGAAGCCGGCGTCGTACATGAACGTCTCCGGCGGACCGGTGGGGGCCCTGGCGAAGTTCTACGACGTCACCCCGGACCGGCTGCTCGTCGTCCACGACGAGCTCGACCTCCCCGCGCAGACCCTGCGCCTCAAGGTCGACGGCGGGGAGGGCGGGCACAACGGCCTCAAGTCGATCTCCTCGGCGCTGGGCACCAAGGAGTACGTGCGCCTGCGGGTCGGCATCGGCCGGCCGCCGGGGCGGATGGACCCCGCCGACTACGTGCTGCGCGACTTCGCCGTCGCCGAGCGTCCCGATCTCGGCGTCACCCTCGAGGAGGCCGCCGACGCCGTCGAGGAGGTCGTCCTCTCCGGCCTGGAGAAGGCCCAGCAGCGCCTGCACACCGGGGTCGGCCGATGAGGGCACGCCCGGTGAGGAGCGCGGCATGAGCATGGGAATGGGGGGCGGCGGCATGGGCGGCGGCTTCGGCCGCACGCTGCGCCAGGACGCGCGGGTCGCCGACCACCGCCTCGTGCCCGGCACCATCCGCCGGGTGGTCGGCTACGCCAAGCCGTACCGCGTGCAGATCGCGCTGTTCCTGGGCCTCGTCGTCCTCGGCGCGCTGCTCGTCGTCGCCACCCCGCTGCTCCTCCAGCGGATCATCGACGACGGCGTGAGCACGGGCGACCGGCGCCTGGTCGTCGTCCTCGCGAGCCTCGTCGCGGTGGTCGCGGTGCTCGAGGCCGTGCTCACCCTCGTCCAGCGCTGGTTCTCCTCGCGCATCGGCGAGGGGCTCATCTACGACCTGCGCACCGACGTCTTCGGGCACGTCCAGCGCCAGTCGGTGGCCTTCTTCACGCGGACCCAGACCGGCTCCCTGGTGACGCGCCTCAACTCCGACGTCATCGGCGCCCAGCAGGCCTTCACCTCCACGCTGTCCGGCGTCGTCTCCAACGTCATCTCCGTCGTCGTCGTCCTCGCGACGATGCTCGCGCTGTCGTGGGAGATCACGGTGGTGGCGCTGCTCGTGGTCCCGGCGCTGCTGCTCCCCGCGCGCCGCGTGGGCCGCCGGCTGGCCGGCCTGCGCCGCGAGGGCATGGCCCTCAACGCCGAGCTCGGCAACCGGATGACGGAGCGGTTCAACGTCGCGGGCGCGCTCCTCGTGAAGATCTTCGGGGACCCCGACCGCGAGGACCGTGAGTTCGCGGAGCGCGCGGGCCGCGTCCGGGACATCGGCGTGCGCACCGCGATGAGCAACCGGGTGTTCTTCGCCGCCCTCGGGGCGATGGCCTCCCTCGCGACGGCGCTCGTCTACGGACTGGGCGGCATCCTCGCCATCGACGGCGCCGTCTCCATCGGCACACTGGTCGCCTTCGCCGGGCTGCTGGGGCGGCTGTACGGCCCGGTGACCGCGCTGAGCAACGTCCAGATCGACGTCATGACCGCGCTGGTCTCCTTCGAGCGGGTCTTCGAGGTCCTCGACCTCGAGCCCATGGTCACCGACGCCGACGACGCGGTGGACCTGCCCGACGGCCCGCTCGACGTCGAGCTCGAGCACGTGAGCTTCCGCTACCCGCGCCCGCACGAGGTCTCCCTCCTCTCGCTCGAGTCCCCGGGAGGCGCCGACGCGGCTGGGCGGGGCCGGACCCGGGCCGCCGCGACCGTCGGCATGGACGAGGCGGCCGACGCCGAGCGGGCCCCGATGGCCGGGACGGCCGACGAGGAGGGGGACGTCCTCCACGACATCTCGCTGCGGGTGGAGCCGGGGCACGTCCTCGCGCTCGTCGGCCCGAGCGGCGCGGGCAAGACGACCCTGTCCGCGCTCGTCGCGCGGCTCTACGACGCCACCGAGGGCGTCGTGCGCCTGGGCGGCGTCGACGTGCGCCGCGCCCGCCAGGCGAGCGTGCACGCGGCGGTCGGGATCGTCACCCAGGACGCCCACATGTTCCACGACACCGTGCGGGCCAACCTCCTCTACGCCCGCCCGGACGCCACCGACGAGCAGATCCGCGACGCGCTGGTCGCCGCGCACGTCGCCCACGTGGTCGACCGGCTGCCCCAGGGCCTGGACACGGTGGTGGGCGACCGCGGCCACCGCCTCTCCGGCGGGGAGAAGCAGCGGATCGCCATCGCGCGGCTGCTGCTGCGCTCGCCGCGGGTCGTCGTCCTCGACGAGGCGACGGCGCACCTGGACTCCGAGTCCGAGGCCGCCGTCCAGCGGGCGCTGGACGAGGCGATGAGCGGGCGGACGTCTCTCGTCATCGCGCACCGGCTGTCGACCGTGCGCGCCGCGGACTCCATCGCCGTGCTCGAGGGCGGCCGGGTCGTCGAGCAGGGCACTCACGCCGAGCTGCTCGCTCGGGGTGGCCTGTACTCCGAGCTCTACCGCACGCAGTTCGCCGACCAGGACGTCTGAGGCGCACGCAGCTCGCCGACGAGGACGCCTGGGTCCGCCCGCCGGGGGAGTCCCGCGCCGTGGCCGGCGCAGCGCCGCGGCGGACGCCGAGTTCGCTAGTTGGCGCCGAGTTCGCTGGCTCCTGCCGAGTTCGCTAGTAAGAACTATCGAACTCGGCAGGGACTATCGAACTCGGCGGTGGGCGGGGTGCTGAGTTCGCTGGTTCTCGCTGAGTTCGCTGTTTCGTGCCGAGTTCGCTAGTCAGAACTATCGAATTCGGCAGGGGGTATCGAACTCGGCCAGTGGGTGGGTGCCGAGTTCGCTAGTTGGCGCTGAGTTCGCTGGTTCGTGCGGAGCTCAGCCGGAGCCGGAGCCGCACCCGGAGCCCGAGCCGGAGCCGGAGCCGGAGCTGGAGCCGCACCCGGAGCCCGAGCCCGAGCCTCAGCCGGCGCCAGAACCGGACCTGGACCCGAAGCGCTGCTCTGCGGCCCCCCCCGGCCGCGGGCTGTCGCCCTGCGCGAACGCCGAGGAGCGCCGTCGGGGGTCCGACATAGAATCGGTGCGCGCCCCCGCCACCTCCTGGTTGCGGGGTTCGTGTGGTGCCCACCCGCCGTGGGGCGGCGCCTGACGTCCCCTCCCTGCGAAGGACCCATGAGACTCACCGGACTGCTGCCCGCGCTCCTGCAGGACGACACGGTCGCCGAGACCCTCGAGGCGGTGCCGGCCCGCGGCCTGCGCACCGTCACCGTGCCCCTCGGCGTCCGAGCCCCGCTCGTCGCGCTCCTCGCGGGCGCGCAGTCCGACGGCGCGCAGTCCGACGGCGCGCAGTCCGACGGCGCCCAGTCCGACGGCGCCGCCGGGACCGCTGCCCCGGGGGCAGCCACGCGGCACCGCCCGATCGTCGTCGTCACGGCGACCGGCCGCGAGGCCGACGAGGCCGCCGCCGCCCTGCGCGCGTTCCTGCCCGACGACGACGTCGCCGTCCTGCCCGCCTGGGAGACGCTGCCCCACGAGCGCCTGTCCCCGCGCAGCGACACCGTCGCCCGGCGCATCGCCGTCTTCCGCCGCCTCGCCCACCCGACCCCCGGGCCCGGCCGGGCCGGCCTCATCCGCGTCCTCGTCATGCCCGTGCGCGCCCTCCTGCAGCCCGTCGTCTCCGGCCTCGGGGACCTCGAGCCGGTCGCCCTCGAGGTGGGCCAGGACGCCGCCCTCGAGGACGTCGCCGCCGCCCTCACCGCGGCCGCGTACTCCCGCGTGGACATGGTCGAGCGCCGCGGCGAGTACGCCGTGCGCGGCGGCATCCTCGACGTCTTCCCGCCCACCGAGGACCACCCCCTGCGCATCGAGTTCTGGGGCGACACCGTCGAGGAGATCCGCTGGTTCGCCGTCGCCGACCAGCGCACCCTCGAGGTGGCCGACCGTGGCCTCTGGGCGCCGCCGTGCCGCGAGCTCCTCCTCACCCCCGAGGTCCGCGCCCGCGCCGCCGCGCTCGTCCCGCAGCTCCCGGGCGCCGTCGAGATGCTCGACAAGCTGAGCGAGGGCATCGCCGTGGAGGGCATGGAGTCCCTCGCGCCCGTGCTCGTCGACCACCTCGAGCCGGTCCTCTCGCTCGTGCCCGAGGACAGCCTCGTCGTGCTGTCGGAGCCGGAGCGGATCCGCCGTCGTGCCCACGACCTCGCCGCCACCACGGAGGAGTTCCTCGCCGCGGCCTGGGCCTCGGCCACGGTCGGCGCCTCCACGCCGCTGGACCTGCGGGCGGCCTCGTTCGGCACCCTCGAGGACGCCCGCGACCTCGCCCGGTCGCGGGGCCTGGGCTGGTGGAGCCTCACCGCGCTGCCCACCACCGACGACGCCGATCACGCCGACGACGGCGTCGGCGGCACCGCCGAGGACGCCTGGGAGCCGGGGACGAACGCCGTCGCCGCCCGCGACGTCGAGCCCTACCGCGGCGACGTCGAGCGCGCGGTGGCCGACCTGCGCGCCCTCACCGGCGACGGCTGGCGCATCGTCCTCACCACCGAGGGCCCCGGCCCCGCGCGGCGCCTGGTCGAGCAGCTGGGCGCCGCGGACGTGCCCGCCCGCCTCATCGACGACCTCACCGCGGAGCCGCCGGCGTCCGTCGTCCTCGTGACGACGGCGTCCCTGGGGCGGGGCTTCGTCGCCCCGGACCTGCGCCTGGCCATGCTCACCGAGAGCGACATCACCGGCCGCGCCGGCACGTCCACGCGGGACATGCGCCGGATGCCCTCCCGCCGGCGCAACGTCGTCGACCCCGTGGCGCTGCGCCCGGGAGACTTCGTCGTCCACGAGCAGCACGGCGTCGGGCGCTTCGTCGAGCTCGCCTCCCGCACGGTGGGCACGGGCAAGGACGCGACCACCCGCGAGTACCTCGTCATCGAGTACGCGAGCTCCAAGCGCGGCCAGCCCGGCGACCGCCTGTACGTCCCCACGGACTCCCTCGACCAGGTGAGCAAGTACACCGGCGGCGAGGCCCCCACCCTCAACAAGCTGGGCGGGTCGGACTGGGCCAAGACCAAGGGCCGCGCGCGCCGCGCGGTCCGCCAGATCGCCGCCGAGCTCATCCGCCTCTACGCCGCCCGGGCCGCGACCAAGGGGCACGCCTTCGCGCCGGACACCCCCTGGCAGCGCGAGCTCGAGGACGCCTTCCCGCACATCGAGACCCCCGACCAGGTCGTCACCATCGACGAGGTCAAGGCGGACATGGAGAAGGAGATGCCCATGGACCGCCTCATCAGCGGCGACGTGGGCTACGGCAAGACCGAGATCGCCGTGCGGGCGGCGTTCAAGGCGGTGCAGGACGGCAAGCAGGTCGCGGTCCTCGTCCCCACCACGCTGCTCGTCCAGCAGCACCTCGACACGTTCTCCGAGCGGTACGCCGGCTTCCCCGTCACGGTCCGGGCCCTGTCCCGCTTCCAGTCCGACGCCGAGGCGCAGGCCACCAAGGAGGGCCTGCTCGCCGGGACCGTCGACGTCG
The sequence above is a segment of the Georgenia faecalis genome. Coding sequences within it:
- the mfd gene encoding transcription-repair coupling factor; the encoded protein is MRLTGLLPALLQDDTVAETLEAVPARGLRTVTVPLGVRAPLVALLAGAQSDGAQSDGAQSDGAQSDGAAGTAAPGAATRHRPIVVVTATGREADEAAAALRAFLPDDDVAVLPAWETLPHERLSPRSDTVARRIAVFRRLAHPTPGPGRAGLIRVLVMPVRALLQPVVSGLGDLEPVALEVGQDAALEDVAAALTAAAYSRVDMVERRGEYAVRGGILDVFPPTEDHPLRIEFWGDTVEEIRWFAVADQRTLEVADRGLWAPPCRELLLTPEVRARAAALVPQLPGAVEMLDKLSEGIAVEGMESLAPVLVDHLEPVLSLVPEDSLVVLSEPERIRRRAHDLAATTEEFLAAAWASATVGASTPLDLRAASFGTLEDARDLARSRGLGWWSLTALPTTDDADHADDGVGGTAEDAWEPGTNAVAARDVEPYRGDVERAVADLRALTGDGWRIVLTTEGPGPARRLVEQLGAADVPARLIDDLTAEPPASVVLVTTASLGRGFVAPDLRLAMLTESDITGRAGTSTRDMRRMPSRRRNVVDPVALRPGDFVVHEQHGVGRFVELASRTVGTGKDATTREYLVIEYASSKRGQPGDRLYVPTDSLDQVSKYTGGEAPTLNKLGGSDWAKTKGRARRAVRQIAAELIRLYAARAATKGHAFAPDTPWQRELEDAFPHIETPDQVVTIDEVKADMEKEMPMDRLISGDVGYGKTEIAVRAAFKAVQDGKQVAVLVPTTLLVQQHLDTFSERYAGFPVTVRALSRFQSDAEAQATKEGLLAGTVDVVIGTHRLLTGEVRFKDLGLVIIDEEQRFGVEHKETLKQLRTNVDVLAMSATPIPRTLEMAITGIREMSTLATPPEERHPVLTFVGPYEEKQVSAAIRRELLREGQVFYVHNRVSSIHKAAGRIAELVPEARIAVAHGQMGEHQLEQVIQDFWNKEFDVLVCTTIVETGLDISNANTLVVERADAFGLSQLHQLRGRVGRGRERAYAYFLYPPEKPLTETAHDRLATIAAHTDLGAGIQVAMKDLEIRGAGNLLGGEQSGHIAGVGFDLYVRMVSDAVAEFRGDGEPEKADVKIELPIDAHIPHDYIAHERLRLEAYAKIAAADDDAAIEAVREELTDRYGAVPEPVLRLFSVAQLRTQARAAQLTDITAQGRYIRFAPVELPESAQLRLKRLYPGTVLKPAVRTVLVPFPMTAKLGGKPLRDTELLRWVHDLIDAVLVGNVAVAARVGTADDDEE